The Solanum stenotomum isolate F172 unplaced genomic scaffold, ASM1918654v1 scaffold17497, whole genome shotgun sequence genomic sequence TTTGTTTACCCTCCAAAactgttttctttttaatatctGATACTAGTCATATTCACATTTTATGTTGCAActgatttaaaattatatagagaaaaaaatttacCCTGTGTCATTTTCTCGAGTCGAGGGTCTCGGAAATAGTCTCTTTACTTTCACGAGGTAGTGATAAGATCTGCATACATACTATACTACTCAGACCCACTTGATGTAATGGAATTTCAGAGTATCttgttgtttcattttttttttttttttacttacaaGAAGTACACTTTATATCTTAATGTATTCCCNATCTGGTGTgtgggcaattttgattttgggggccccaacatcgggtgagacgggttctgctctgataccatgttaaattaggtcttagacctaactcacaccccaaagctagctcaaagggaggagaaTTGCCCAAgtcttataaggagtccacccatctcattaaccaccgatgtgagacttttgtcattttttaacATCTCTTTACTTTCACAAGGTAGTGATAAGATCTGCATACATACTATACTACTCAGACCCCACTTGATGTAATGGAATTTCAGAGTATCttgttgtttcattttttttaatctactTACAAGAAGTACACTTTATATCTTAATGTATTCCCTAATTATTACGTACCATAAGCTTAATGCTCGTCTCCAGCAGGTCATGCAAGCATACAGGGGTCTCACTCGCATCTATAAACCTGTTCTATGAAACATCGAGATTAGTCTCGTGAAGTTGAAACAAGATAGATAGCACGGTGAGAGTCCAGTGAAGGTGTAAGATTTTAAGTGGTTCGGTGAAGTTGAGGCTACAATTACATGGTGAATAGGCAATGAAGGCACAAAATATATATGAGTTCTTATAACTTAATTACTACATGAAGGTGCTACAACCTCATTATTACATTATAACAATATTTCACTGTAACGGCTGGATTTTATGGAGAACCAAAATTTTCAGGTTATATTACTTCTTTATAACAATATTCTACCGACTacctacaacaacaataacatacatAACACTGGTTCCGATTGACCACCATCAATATGAGCACTCCTATGCCTACCACATTGGTCGGTCTGAGGATCACCTCTACCTGTTTGAGCACCTCCTCTTATGTTCAAAGCTGAATGGACTAGTCTACTAGACTGACGTAAATAAACTTTACCTGAACTATACGGGGCTTCTTGCCCTTTACTCCTCAAAGTTTTGGCGTGTGATCAACTTTACATCCTTGGAAGCATCTTACCACATTTCACAATTAATCACTTGAGATGTGGCTAGACTAATGGGATAGACGAGTCCCTTGACAAGCCTCTTCACTCTCTCCCGGAAGTATCATCAATGCATGATGTGATAAGGCATGAAACTTCATCCCATATTCCATCACGAACATACTATCTTGAGTCTATCTACACGTTGAAGGCTCAATAAATCTTGAGTTTGAAACATAGGAATTAAAATGTAACTTCACCACATACTGAAACATCATCTTTCCCCACAATAGTCTaagaaaacaaactaaaaattcaCCAGTATTGACTCTACAGAGAAACTGTACAGCTGGTGCAGTTAAGGAAATTAAAAACAAGCTAAGCAGCACATAGAGAACGGAGCTCAAACATGTAAAACGTTCAGTGTCAATTGGTTTATTCCAACTTGAAGTAGTAATATGTACTGCAATTTTACAACAGAAATGGAAACAGACCATTATGAACTATAGCATTTTGTATAAGCAGTGAATAtcagcatgagtaggctatcaATGTCTGCATTTTCATCATTCATTGCTCTACATCTTCATTCAGTTCATTGGAGTGTCGTCATCTTGATCATCAGTCTGTTCATTACTGCCTCCATCTGGATCATCATTTTCCTCGTTCACGCCCACATCTTGTTCATTAGCGTCTCTATCTTGATCAGCATTTTGTTCAATAGCATCTCCATCTTGATCAGTAGTATCTCGATCTTGATCAGTAGCATCTCGATCTTGATCAGTAGCGTCTCCATCTTGATCTGCATTTTCTTCACTAGCGCCTCCATCTTGATCAGCATTTTCCTCATTAGCACCTAAATCTTGATCACCATTTTGCTCATTAGCACCTAAATCTTGATGAGCATTTTGGTTATTAGCGCCTAAATCTTGTTCTTCGTTTAAATGAAGCAATGGTACACCATTCCAGAAACAAAGCTCTCTCCTGCCACAAAATACTCATTTGTATCAACCGTTACAAGTTATATAGCTTATGTGTACACTCTGTTGCAAATTTGTAATTAGAAACTTACAAGAACAAAACGGATCTTCCTTCTCTACCGAACACATACCACAGTGGGACTACAATCTGgagatcaaataaaaaattcagtACTACTTTAAAACAACAAGCAACAACAAAATCTTCTTGTTCATGAAAACCATCTTACAAATTTCCACCCGAGCAACGTTCCACATCGGCCACAGTAAGTCTTGGCTATGGTACTTCCTAAACGATAATTTTCATCGTCCGATACAAGAACATTATACCTGcatatacacacatatataacTTAGACTGCAGAAATACATCTCAAGTTGCACGAAATCAATCATGAGACTTACACTCTACTAAAGATCCCTGCTTGACGAACCTGCAAGGTGTACAAGAAAATAAGTTGGTTCTGTTGTTAGTCAGAAATATAACTTAATTCATGAAACAAATTACAAGAAATCGTTATATTCGAATCCTTACCCTCCAAATATAATCTTGGACGCGTGCAACTGGATTTCTGCACGCACGACAGTAGATGCTATCATTGGAATTTCTTCTTGATTTCTTGAATATTATCATTGTATCAACTCAGAGAGGAGAATATatcaaatgagaagaaaaatggaTGGGAATTATAAGAATGAATATAGTGGAAATGATGAGAAGACAAAATGTTGATATAGAAAACTCACTTCTTGATTCTTGATTTTACCGTTAACTCTCTGTTTACCCTCCAAAactgttttctttttaatttctaataCTAGTCATATTCACATTTTATGTTGCATCcgatttaaaattatatagagaaaaaatataCCCTGTATCATTTTCTTGAGTCTAGGGTCTCTCAAAAATAGTCTCTTTACTTCCACGAGGTAGCGATAATGTCTGCATACATACTATCCTACTCAGACCCCACTTGAGCTAATGGAAT encodes the following:
- the LOC125850469 gene encoding uncharacterized protein LOC125850469: MIIFKKSRRNSNDSIYCRACRNPVARVQDYIWRVRQAGIFSRVYNVLVSDDENYRLGSTIAKTYCGRCGTLLGWKFIVVPLWYVFGREGRSVLFLRELCFWNGVPLLHLNEEQDLGANNQNAHQDLGANEQNGDQDLGANEENADQDGGASEENADQDGDATDQDRDATDQDRDTTDQDGDAIEQNADQDRDANEQDVGVNEENDDPDGGSNEQTDDQDDDTPMN